TGCTGTTCTTTGCCAGGTGTGGCAACAAATACTTGAGGATGGCTGTCTTTTGCTGACTTCTGAGGATGTGTAGCAAGGGCTGCTTTTCAGTGCTAGGGACAGATTGCATGGCACATCTTCTAACCCTCTGAGACAAAGATGAAAAGTTATTTAGAATATACATAAAGCCATGGCACACTAATTGCCTCAGCACagcaatgttatttttattatggtaATTTCAACAGCGATAGTCTAGGACTTCCTATTTCTTTATTCAGTCTTTTCAGAAGTCAACCAGAACTAGTAACAATTTCTCTTCTGTCTGTAAAACTGTTAAATGCCTAGAAAGGCCACTTAGTATCAAGGAACGTCAAAGCACTAAGGTATGAGGATAGTGCCCTTGTTTCTACTCTACTGTATCACCAATACAAAAAAaagcatgtgcatacatatgcatacacctaGAACAACCCTTTATATCCATCTGTTCATATGTGAGCCAACCCTACTTGATGAAAATGCCTGCAGTTTAAGGTTTTCAAAAATTGATTCTGAGAAAACGAGGCCTCAGGGAACTATCTATATCTCACCAGaacaagaaaggagagggaagggctAACTGCTACATTTGCTTGTCCTTGGGCCCATAATGGCTCTCATGTGCTGAGATTCCCATCTGATGAGAGGAAATGACACGGAGGTCATGGATTGACCTCACGGTCCACTGTGAAAGCTCTTGAAGGACCTTCAGGCCCCATAGCTTCTTCTCAAAGAGGCCACCATTTCCAACAGTGACAGGCATCCTATCAACCTCATTTTCAGGGATCTTCTGTTCCAGAAGCACCATTAACTCCTCTAGCTGGTAGGCAAAGGCAGAAACTTGGAGCAGAAGAGTATGTATTGCCTGATGGAAGTCACCTTCAGTTGGGGTGAAATGCACCCTCTGGTCTTCTAAAAGCTTGGCCAACATCCCATGGAAGGTACGGTAAGCCTGGAGGTTCTCTTGGAGTCGCTCTGCCTCAGTCATCTCACTCCAATGATCAGTGCTTGCCACTGGCACACCATCCACAGAGTCCAGGTTGATATTTTTATTCAGGCCCTGATGCTTCACCTGGCCGAGGATATAGCAAAACATAGTATGTTCGATATCATCTTAATTCCTTTCTTCAATCACAAATAAAATCTCCTTCACTTCTACAGTCAAAGAcccaagttgtaagaaaaatgtCTAGAATGGAAATCCTTCATTTGGGGAGCCACGATCTTGAAGGACTATCTGAATTTCCCTATTCCCTCATGTATACTCTCATGTTGAGACCAATCCTTTAAAACATAGTAGGAACTAGGTTTAAAAGGGTAACCAGAGTCTAATAAATGGCAAGGCTTTTCAAAAGTTATCAATTCTTAGAGaacataaattttaactttatcTGAAGCACGGAGGCCCTTAATGAGAAACCCAGAACTCTACTTAACCTGAGCATTCCATGTACTGTCGAATATGTAGTTATAGTACCATTATCACTCATCTGTGAACTTGCTATAAAAAGTGATTAACCCAATGTTCAAGTACACTAGTCAACACTAAACCAGTCTATTAATGCATAGCCCCAGCTTCCAAGTATGGAAGTACAGTGGGCCCCATTTTTTCCCCAAATAGAATCTGAAGATATATATAGTTGCTGTTCTTTGCAACTAAATTAATTAACTGAGATGGTTAATTTAACATTTCTACAAGACTCTAGTGAATATTCCAGGGAATATTTTTGACAAATCTATTTAGTTACAGGTATACTTCTGATGTGGAAAACTAAAATGTAGGTAGCTTATACTATACAGAGGGAAACTATAAATTTCCCCAAAATTCCATTAAGGTTCTTCCTAGAGCTACAACCCTTTTATTTCCAAAGCTCAAAAATTCTATGAAGAACCAAAACTTAGAAAGTCTACTGTCTATCCTGGTaggaatcagaaaaaaagaaaatcaactaaTGTATCTTCTCACTCAAGGAAAAGACCTGTCTCTTATGCAGCCTAAAAGAAGACAGTAAGGTTTCTCAAGGGAGAGGCCATGCCAAATTATAGGTGTTTAATATATGAATGACAATTAAGACTAGAGTTTTCATAATTGGTTATGGGGTTAAACACTGATGGTTAAGAGTTGAGTTGAAAACAGACAACAGCAAAATAGACAACTTACATAAGATTCCATAAGAGCAGTCAGGTCTGAACGAATCTTCCTTGCTAGCCAGATAGAACGGCTACAGAGGTCCCGGCGGTGAAGGGTCAGAGGTGACTGCTCTGCGAAAGCCATCCCCTAAATCAACTGTCCCAGGAAACAAGTGAGCTGGTTTGCTTCTGTCTTCACTGGGCCAAATAAGAAATGTGACTCCCACAGACTAAATCCACTGGGCATTCTCTAATGGGATTgtgcacccccatccccaccccctgcctgaCTCAGAGGTGGCAGCAAATTCCTGGCTGTGGATTTTTGTGCCTGTGGAATCAAAGGGCCCTTTTTAATCAGTCTTTTTTTTCCGAAGCgtctgcctccatctctctcctccactcAGTACTTAGCACTTGTTTTTATgtcattgttttgcttttgtacTTAGCAACAAGGTCACTATCACACTAATCCTCATGATACCCACCCCTGCCTAACATAGTCTGTTATTTACACATATAATCTGTTGACTTTATTCTGCTTtctacattctatttttttttaatatggtaaAGTGTATTATTGAGTTAGGTGCCATTTATTAAATACTGTGTTATAGCATTTAAACTTCATTTGATTCTTAGAGTTATTCTGAGCTATGTATTAGTTCTCTTTGGGTGtaaataatattttctcatttgataTATAAGAAACTTATCAAAGAAGTTAATCCAATAAACTAGATTTATGTTTCTCCACTGGTCTTTGGGCTTATcctgcctcccctctccctttaCCATTTTTTGTGTAGCTCCTGTTTTGTGCAAGAGACAAATACTGTATGATACAGGTCCTTTGTAGCATCTTCCCATTCCCATACTTCATAAGGTTAAtttaaacttgtttaaaaattagCTAAAGGAGCATCTCTAATCTCAATCATGGTGCCTTCCTAGTAGCTACAGGATGTGGAAGGCACTGTTTAGGCCTGTTTGCTCCCAAAGGAAACACCCAACCCTAACTTGGTAACATTTCTGAGGCAGTTTTACTCAAGTGACAacatgcttctttttcttcccagtcCCAGTCATACTCCATGCTAAACAAGGCTTTGAATGAACAAGAGAATGAACAAGGCTTTGAAATGAGGACAAAAGAGTTAAAAGGTGCTTACAGATCTGCCATTCTATCGTACTGCACTCAGTGGGTGATGCTAATTGGCTAAAGTTTAAAAGTTTCATCCTTAAATGGGTCAATGAGTGTCCCTATTTCATATCACACGTTGCCAAGTTCAAACATTTGCCATCTCAGGAGCAAGTTGACATAGGCaaataataaatgagaaatgACTGTCATTGAACTTTTACCAAGGTTAGACtatgttttctctttaaattagAACTTGACATAGGTATTAACAGCTTTGTCAAGAAGAACTGATATTAAATACAACCAAGGTTCTGTCATTATCAGAGTAAACTGTATTTCACAGTATCCTAATGTCCCCAAGTAAGCAACTCAAACACCATTTGGAGGCTGCCAAACACAGAACTACAAGGCATCTCAGCATTAGAACCGCTACCCAACTCTCAACAAAGAGCAAATAGCAGCATACAAAAGCCTACCCTGGGGgcatctgttttcttcatttagcaGCATCAACTGTTTTACTCTTGGATGACTAACTCAGTACAACCAAGGAAGACCAGTTGCTTCCAGGAAgacaacttttatttttcttctttacataCTTATTTTGAATATGGTTACCTAGATTAAGAGAAAACaagattttaaaagcaaagtatcccttttattataattttttttttttttacataacttTTAAACCTAAATCAAGTAACCACCTATCTCTCATCACAGGAAAAGGGTCCTGCACATTTAAACAGGCAAAAAAGATTTTAGGAAATACAACTGCCCCATTACAATGTTCTGATTTTCTTGAATATATGGAAAATTGGAAGGACAGGAGCAAAACTGGTCTGCAGTGAGGCTGTAAAACCTCACTTAGGTTGGTGGTTGGGTTCACATTCTTCCTCCAAACAGGTGTAAGGGAGGTCCAAGTGCTCTATAATGATGTTTTGCATGCTCATCTCCAGGACTCCCAGTCAGTGTCTGACTAAATCCTGTAAAATGTATTAGGGTCTAATTATGTAAAATACACCAGCAACCCAAGCAAGGAGTATACATAACTCCCAGAAATACCGAGTAATTATCACAACTATATCCATAAAATTTAGACTTGCCAAATGAAAATGAAGGTATGACTAGTTATTTAAAAGATAGTAAGATATGAGTATGAAAtagttatcattttttttaagattaaaaagacCCCTTAAAGGACAATTCAACAAGTggcatgggaagaaagaaaatgggaatggTGCTTAGTTTGCTCATATACTTTTACTATGCAAGCActtattctcaaaagaaaaaaaagttcatgaaaaatatcttaaaatttattGCAAACTGCTACAATAATTTATTGTCAGCAAATGGTAGCTATGAAGATGACCGAGCCCCCTTTACACCCCGTCCCCCAAATGAGAGGACTGAAAGTTTCTAATTATTATAACTAGTTGCTTTCCTGGGGAGGGGAGTGAGGTACAGAAAAGAACATATTTCTCCCCATCCCAGAAAGAAGAGATGTTTACAATGCAGTCTGCTTTCCTGTGGGTGGCTATATCTGATGGATGAGTAACCACTCTAAGTGAAATTTATGGAGACAGTCtaaatgtgaaaaacaaaggGTAAGTGTAGGATACAGATATTAGCTAGAGAAACAGTATCAAGTAGAGCAACTTTGTTGCAGTTCCATTTATAATTACTCTTACAGTATTTTCAAATCTGTGTACCAATGTACCAAGTCAATATACATTTCAAACCAATGTACCAAAGTCAAACTCTGTGGGGTAGGACAGCCTGTCTTCATGCCTTCTCTTCCCTCACATGGAAGGGATGGCAAAGTCTGCAACACTCTAGAGAAAACAATAATGTGTTTAAGATTGTTCCTGTAggtgtcttcctccctcctccctggcaTCCCAACCAGTGACATTGGTGGGTGTACAGTAAGTGTCTTTCAGAGATGacattttttgagaaaaaattaaacagagaaaattTGATAAACTCCATAGTTTTAGTGTTTGTGAAAAACAAGCTGTTCCTTATTTTGTTCTCAGTCAGACTCTTAATTTTCCCAACAGTCATCATGTATTTCTGACAACCGGCCAGGTCTTCAATGGCAGATTCTGAAGCACACAGGGAGGAACTGCACTTCTAATTCTCAAAAAAAGGGAAGCTGAATTAGGGTTTTAGTCTTCTGAGAGGTATAAGCATGTAAAAACACGATCTGCATCTCCCAATGATATTAATAATCCACAATGCATTAAAATTCCTACTCCAAGAAAAATAGATAATTCGGGGAAAGCCAAAGACATTATCACACAGGTTTCCACCTTTGTTTATGTCTATTCAAACTTTGTCTTTTCTATAGGGGAAACAAGACACAACAGTTTTCTCTGAACCAATACTCTAGGACTCTTAATTTTGTTCCTTCATGAATGACAGGGTCTGGTCTTCCACTAAGGGAGAGCTGGAATGACCAATGACAAAACCAAAACCGAAATCAAAACAAAGAGCCAATTAGGTCAGCAGGGAGAT
The nucleotide sequence above comes from Peromyscus maniculatus bairdii isolate BWxNUB_F1_BW_parent chromosome 1, HU_Pman_BW_mat_3.1, whole genome shotgun sequence. Encoded proteins:
- the Cntf gene encoding ciliary neurotrophic factor isoform X1 gives rise to the protein MLLNEENRCPQEQSPLTLHRRDLCSRSIWLARKIRSDLTALMESYVKHQGLNKNINLDSVDGVPVASTDHWSEMTEAERLQENLQAYRTFHGMLAKLLEDQRVHFTPTEGDFHQAIHTLLLQVSAFAYQLEELMVLLEQKIPENEVDRMPVTVGNGGLFEKKLWGLKVLQELSQWTVRSIHDLRVISSHQMGISAHESHYGPKDKQM
- the Cntf gene encoding ciliary neurotrophic factor isoform X2 yields the protein MAFAEQSPLTLHRRDLCSRSIWLARKIRSDLTALMESYVKHQGLNKNINLDSVDGVPVASTDHWSEMTEAERLQENLQAYRTFHGMLAKLLEDQRVHFTPTEGDFHQAIHTLLLQVSAFAYQLEELMVLLEQKIPENEVDRMPVTVGNGGLFEKKLWGLKVLQELSQWTVRSIHDLRVISSHQMGISAHESHYGPKDKQM